One segment of Halalkalicoccus tibetensis DNA contains the following:
- a CDS encoding hydantoinase/oxoprolinase family protein: protein MTTRYTHIGVDVGGTFTDVALYTDGDLTTAKVPSTEDQSVGVMAGIEKACEEAGIAPGEVDAFSHAMTVSVNALLERNGAKTALVTTDGFRDVLEIGRQARPDLYDLDAEKPAPLVPRKRRYELDERATPEGIEERVDEGAVRDLARELDGEVESVAVCLLHAYAHADNERRVAELLREELDVPVSTSSEVLAEFREFERSSTTAVDAYVTPAIDSYVGRLAERATEAGVPIPRIMQSNGGTAEAETVREHAVTTTLSGPAAGVVGAGATVESEEGLVTFDMGGTSSDVSLVREGEIERTTDAEIDGIPIGTPMVDVNTVGAGGGSIAWVDSGGALRVGPRSAGAEPGPACYGKGGERTTVTDANVVLGYIGPETALGGEMTLDVEAAHAALARLAEEADLDGALEAARGVYRVANANMARAVRAVTVERGYDPRGFGLVAFGGAGPMHAVSLAESLDIERVVVPRPAGVLSAFGLLAADEKHDAVRTYRSPLGEADIEAVESVYAELEERVREETATGEPAVERAADLRYVGQSFEITVPLSEFDPAALEERFHAAHNQAYGYRMNEAVELVNLRATATVPREAPRVAYEGAGDPVVGEREAYFPGGGRREATVYDRDRLAPGERVAGPAVLEQAESTTVLPPEWVGTVETDGTLTARRQD, encoded by the coding sequence ATCGGGGTCGACGTCGGCGGCACGTTCACCGACGTGGCGCTCTATACCGACGGCGACCTCACGACGGCGAAGGTACCGAGCACCGAGGATCAGAGCGTCGGCGTGATGGCCGGCATCGAGAAGGCCTGCGAGGAGGCGGGAATCGCTCCCGGAGAGGTCGACGCCTTCAGCCACGCGATGACCGTCTCGGTCAACGCCCTGCTCGAACGGAACGGTGCGAAGACGGCGCTCGTGACCACCGACGGGTTCCGCGACGTCCTCGAGATCGGCCGACAGGCCCGGCCCGACCTCTACGACCTGGACGCCGAGAAACCCGCGCCGCTCGTTCCCCGGAAACGGCGCTACGAGCTCGACGAGCGCGCCACCCCCGAGGGGATCGAGGAGCGGGTCGACGAGGGCGCGGTCCGTGATCTGGCGCGCGAGCTCGACGGCGAGGTCGAGAGCGTCGCGGTCTGCCTGCTGCACGCCTACGCCCACGCCGACAACGAGCGCCGCGTCGCCGAACTCCTGCGCGAGGAGCTGGACGTACCGGTCTCGACCTCGAGCGAGGTGCTCGCGGAGTTCCGCGAGTTCGAGCGGAGCTCGACGACGGCGGTCGACGCCTACGTGACGCCCGCAATCGACTCCTACGTCGGGCGGCTCGCGGAACGCGCCACGGAGGCGGGCGTTCCCATACCTCGGATCATGCAGTCCAACGGCGGAACCGCCGAGGCCGAAACGGTACGGGAGCACGCCGTCACCACGACCCTCTCGGGGCCGGCGGCGGGCGTCGTCGGTGCGGGGGCCACCGTCGAAAGCGAGGAGGGGCTCGTGACGTTCGACATGGGGGGGACCTCGAGCGACGTGAGCCTCGTCCGCGAGGGCGAGATCGAACGCACGACCGACGCCGAGATCGACGGCATCCCCATCGGGACCCCGATGGTCGACGTCAACACCGTGGGGGCCGGCGGCGGCTCGATCGCCTGGGTCGACTCTGGAGGAGCCCTGCGGGTCGGCCCGCGCTCGGCGGGCGCCGAGCCCGGCCCCGCCTGCTACGGCAAGGGCGGCGAGCGGACGACCGTCACCGACGCGAACGTCGTTCTGGGGTATATCGGTCCCGAGACGGCGCTGGGCGGCGAGATGACGCTCGACGTCGAGGCCGCCCACGCTGCGCTCGCGAGACTGGCCGAGGAGGCCGATCTCGACGGCGCGCTGGAAGCGGCCCGCGGCGTCTACCGGGTCGCGAACGCGAACATGGCCCGCGCGGTGCGGGCCGTCACGGTCGAACGGGGCTACGACCCCCGCGGGTTCGGGCTCGTCGCCTTCGGCGGCGCGGGCCCGATGCACGCCGTCTCGCTCGCCGAGTCGCTCGACATCGAGCGGGTGGTCGTCCCCCGGCCCGCGGGCGTGCTTTCGGCCTTCGGCCTGCTCGCGGCCGACGAGAAGCACGACGCCGTCAGGACCTACCGATCCCCTCTCGGGGAGGCCGACATCGAGGCGGTCGAATCGGTGTACGCGGAGCTCGAGGAACGGGTCCGCGAGGAGACCGCTACCGGCGAGCCCGCGGTCGAGCGGGCGGCCGACCTGCGGTACGTCGGCCAGAGCTTCGAGATCACCGTCCCCCTGAGCGAGTTCGACCCCGCGGCGCTCGAGGAGCGGTTCCACGCGGCTCATAACCAGGCCTATGGCTATCGGATGAACGAGGCCGTCGAACTCGTCAACCTCCGGGCAACGGCGACGGTGCCCCGCGAGGCCCCGCGGGTCGCCTACGAGGGCGCGGGCGACCCCGTCGTCGGCGAGCGCGAGGCGTACTTCCCCGGCGGGGGTCGCCGAGAGGCGACGGTCTACGACCGCGATCGCCTCGCGCCCGGCGAGCGGGTCGCGGGGCCCGCGGTGCTCGAACAGGCCGAAAGCACGACCGTCCTGCCCCCCGAGTGGGTCGGGACGGTCGAGACGGACGGAACGCTCACCGCACGGAGGCAGGACTGA